The following coding sequences lie in one Anguilla anguilla isolate fAngAng1 chromosome 14, fAngAng1.pri, whole genome shotgun sequence genomic window:
- the cfap53 gene encoding cilia- and flagella-associated protein 53, translated as MILNRVREITGPTPHSVAVRAKFPSSKPVDHIVLERRKKEETYEKLQDFTRYQKTCDLKSTWEKTTGRRIVQGTIRRRVQEALDQHRMGIDDRRERLRNMLEVEERDLLQEMEDKKETAWEKQEKMSQRAKELKERRESDRQRVVSEKLDQLFREQCEELREVQTQRLREAVCAERAYQLRSRDEERQQLQEEERLYAQLWEQDRLAKQEREEKEAELRKHGDRQQQDFLRMQIEAREKQRVLNRQLKEEEAQLLHEQQEVMRLEEQRERRKKVQSQQQTSRQLDLSLRQKMRRLAREQQEELALDMSIMNQLTEEKDEGQDHQERKRQLRDEQQRYRQYLAEQMEEQKQQEAEAERLFEEELQQNWARRAEQFRREREARDRLMREVMDTRRAQIQEKLDQNIVKQAELAREKEELHRIIEESKELEKEEKDSVKRACQKHQADLLSQILFRQRQRDTERAEEEQERQQGMAFQEQYRNKLQAVLNQAKSSTELVHPFRRLKATPSCYGE; from the exons TTCCCATCATCGAAACCCGTTGACCACATTGTCctggaaagaagaaagaaggaagaaaCGTATGAAAAGCTGCAGGATTTCACCCGGTATCAGAAGACCTGCGACCTGAAGTCTACCTGGGAGAAGACCACGGGGCGCCGCATCGTGCAGGGCACCATCCGGAGGCGGGTACAGGAGGCTCTTGACCAACATCGAATGGGCATTGATGATCGGAGAGAGAG ACTGAGAAACATGCTGGAAGTGGAGGAGAGAGATCTTCTACAGGAGATGGAGGATAAGAAGGAGACAGCATGGGAGAAACAGGAAAAGATGAGCCAGAGAGCAAAGGAAttgaaggagaggagggagagtgaCAGGCAGAGGGTGGTGAGCGAGAAACTGGATCAGCTTTTCAG GGAGCAGTGCGAGGAGCTGCGGGAGGTGCAGACGCAGCGTCTGCGCGAGGCCGTCTGCGCGGAGCGGGCCTATCAGCTGCGCAGCCGGGACGAGGAgcggcagcagctgcaggaggaggagcgccTGTATGCGCAGCTCTGGGAGCAGGACCGGCTGGCCAAGCAGGAgcgggaggagaaggaggcggaGCTACGCAAGCACGGCGACCGCCAGCAGCAGGACTTCCTGCGCATGCAGATCGAGGCCAGGGAGAAGCAGAGGGTTCTGAACCGCCAGCTCAAGGAGGAAGAAGCCCAGCTGCTG CACGAGcagcaggaagtgatgcgtctggaggagcagagggagcgCAGGAAGAAGGTGCAGAGCCAGCAGCAGACCAGCAGGCAGCTGGATCTGTCTCTCAGGCAAAAGATGCGGCGTCTGGCTcgggagcagcaggaggagctggcccTGGACATGAGCATCATGAACCAGCTGACCGAGGAGAAGGACGAGGGCCAGGACCACCAGGAGAGGAAG cggcaGCTCCGGGACGAGCAGCAGCGGTACCGGCAGTACCTGGCCGAGCAGATGgaggagcagaagcagcaggaggcggaggcggagcgGCTGTTCGAGGAGGAGCTCCAGCAGAACTGGGCCCGGCGGGCGGAGCAGTTCCGCCGCGAGCGCGAGGCCCGGGACCGCCTCATGAGGGAGGTGATGGACACCCGGCGCGCACAGATACAGGAGAAAC TGGATCAGAACATCGTGAAGCAGGCCGAACttgccagagagaaagaggagctgCATAGAATCATCGAAGAGAGTAAAGAGctagagaaagaggagaaagacaG tgtGAAGAGAGCCTGCCAGAAGCACCAGGCGGACCTGCTGTCCCAGATCCTGTTCCGGCAGCGGCAGAGGGACACAGAGCGGGccgaggaggagcaggagcggcAGCAGGGCATGGCCTTCCAGGAGCAGTACCGGAATAAACTCCAGGCGGTGCTGAACCAGGCCAAGTCCAGCACCGAGCTGGTGCACCCCTTCAGGAGGCTGAAGGCCACTCCCTCCTGCTACGGGGAGTGA
- the LOC118213164 gene encoding heat shock protein beta-11-like, whose translation MLRQKHSEQTLRTRQLTANGNNADFSVKMMCSHVFQPSFGHLMDFHWPVRSLWPQIQPLFFQGEMLQRHMQEMRNSLDQLNRLQHRIFEEMDHVPASQSVSYKLEKDGDHFALTLDTKDFSPEDLTVKQVGRKLQVCGKTEKKQDDGKGSYSYKRQEFRQEFDLPEGVNPNAVTCSLSDGQLRIQAPTEALAEGAERVVPIDCSPGEKTLQFQSSQAESSTEEAQNHQQGA comes from the coding sequence ATGCTGCGACAGAAACACTCAGAGCAAACTCTGCGCACACGGCAACTTACAGCAAACGGGAACAACGCCGACTTCTCAGTGAAGATGATGTGCTCCCACGTATTCCAGCCTTCCTTCGGCCACCTGATGGATTTCCACTGGCCCGTACGCAGTCTCTGGCCACAGATACAACCTCTCTTCTTCCAGGGGGAGATGCTGCAGAGACACATGCAGGAGATGAGGAACAGTCTGGACCAGCTGAACAGGCTTCAGCACAGAATCTTTGAGGAGATGGACCATGTCCCAGCTTCCCAGTCAGTCTCATACAAGCTGGAGAAGGACGGCGATCACTTTGCCCTCACACTGGACACTAAGGACTTCTCACCAGAGGACCTGACTGTCAAGCAGGTGGGAAGGAAGCTACAGGTGTGTGGGAAGACGGAGAAGAAGCAGGATGATGGAAAGGGCTCCTACTCTTATAAAAGGCAGGAGTTCAGACAGGAGTTTGATCTGCCTGAAGGTGTGAACCCCAATGCGGTGACGTGCTCCCTGTCGGACGGGCAGCTCCGGATACAGGCGCCAACGGAGGCGCTGGCTGAGGGGGCCGAGAGAGTGGTGCCCATCGACTGCAGCCCCGGTGAGAAGACCCTGCAGTTCCAGAGCTCAcaggcagagagcagcacagaagaGGCACAGAATCACCAGCAGGGAGCATAA
- the carm1l gene encoding histone-arginine methyltransferase CARM1 isoform X5 — protein MRVNLCSDKAVPHRSWGNKCQWYYGHEYRTGLFSDQPSLPQRRSSCDGVCVSKFSVSRETECCKVGTQSFLVTPGYFSILLHFSTQIDFQAFQKLLKRGIGHETISAFDRRTDDSSALQYFQFYGCLSQQQNMLQDYLRTGTYQKAILVNEVDFKGKTVLDVGCGSGILSFFAVQAGAKKVYAVEASSAAKYAQILVKSNNLSDKITVVAGKIEEVSFPEDVDVIISEPIGYMLLNERMLESYLHSRKWLKPNGKMFPTFSDIHLAPFTDELLYMEHYARSSFWHQTSFYGINLSGLHSASSDEFFKQPIVDTFDMQILMAKSVKYSINFLEAKEEDLHRIEIPFVFQLLQSGLIHGLAIWFDVAFVGSRVTIWLSTSPSEPLTHWYQVRCLLQTPLFGKTGQTLSGTVLLMANRRQSYDIHITAVVDQSGFKSGNSLDLKNPFFRYA, from the exons ATGCGGGTAAATCTATGCAGTGACAAAGCAGTACCCCATCGCTCTTGGGGGAACAAATGCCAGTGGTACTATGGACATGAATACAGAACGGGACTGTTTTCCGATCAACCTTCTCTTCCTCAACGAAGATCCAGCT GTGACGGGGTGTGCGTGTCAAAGTTTTCTGTCAGTAGGGAGACGGAATGCTGCAAGGTTGGCACCCAGTCATTTCTCGTCACCCCGGGCTACTTCAGTATTCTACTGCACTTCAGCACACAGATTG ATTTCCAAGCATTCCAGAAACTGCTGAAAAGGGGAATCGGCCATGAGACAATTTCTGCTTTTGACCGGCGGACCGATGATTCCTCTGCCCTTCAATATTTCCAG TTTTATGGCTGTTTGTCACAGCAGCAGAACATGCTACAGGATTACCTGAGGACTGGCACATACCAAAAGGCCATTCTGGTGAATGAGGTGGACTTCAAGGGCAAG ACAGTTTTAGATGTAGGTTGTGGATCGGGGATCCTGTCCTTCTTCGCGGTTCAGGCAGGAGCAAAGAAGGTGTATGCTGTAGAGGCCAGTTCTGCGGCCAAATATGCTCAG ATACTTGTTAAAAGCAACAACCTCTCAGACAAAATCACAGTCGTGGCTGGTAAGATTGAGGAAGTGTCTTTCCCAGAGGATGTGGACGTCATAATTTCTGAGCCCATCGGATACATGCTGCTGAACGAGCGAATGCTCGAGAGCTACCTCCATTCACGGAAGTGGCTGAAGCCCAACG GAAAGATGTTTCCCACCTTCAGTGATATCCACTTGGCTCCATTCACAGATGAGCTGTTGTACATGGAACACTATGCCCGCTCCAGCTTCTG GCATCAGACATCTTTCTATGGGATCAACCTGAGTGGCCTCCACAGCGCTTCTTCAGATGAGTTCTTCAAACAGCCCATCGTG gACACTTTTGATATGCAGATTCTCATGGCAAAATCTGTCAAATACAGCATCAATTTCCTTGAGGCTAAAGAGGAGGATCTACACAG gatcgAGATTCCCTTTGTCTTCCAGCTTCTCCAGTCCGGGTTGATCCATGGATTGGCAATCTGGTTCGATGTGGCATTTGTGGGTTCCAG GGTGACGATATGGCTGTCGACCTCACCGAGCGAACCCCTGACCCACTGGTATCAGGTCCGCTGCCTGCTTCAGACCCCCCTCTTCGGCAAAACAGGTCAAACGCTGTCCGGGACGGTCCTGCTCATGGCCAATAGGAG GCAGAGCTACGACATTCACATCACGGCTGTAGTGGACCAGTCTGGATTCAAGTCTGGCAACAGTTTGGACCTAAAAAATCCTTTCTTCAG ATATGCCTAG
- the carm1l gene encoding histone-arginine methyltransferase CARM1 isoform X3 — protein sequence MDMNTERDCFPINLLFLNEDPAVGEIRLSKQNQKYDLTLQVSGEVGEIELTVKDSDGVCVSKFSVSRETECCKVGTQSFLVTPGYFSILLHFSTQIDFQAFQKLLKRGIGHETISAFDRRTDDSSALQYFQQQNMLQDYLRTGTYQKAILVNEVDFKGKTVLDVGCGSGILSFFAVQAGAKKVYAVEASSAAKYAQILVKSNNLSDKITVVAGKIEEVSFPEDVDVIISEPIGYMLLNERMLESYLHSRKWLKPNGKMFPTFSDIHLAPFTDELLYMEHYARSSFWHQTSFYGINLSGLHSASSDEFFKQPIVDTFDMQILMAKSVKYSINFLEAKEEDLHRIEIPFVFQLLQSGLIHGLAIWFDVAFVGSRVTIWLSTSPSEPLTHWYQVRCLLQTPLFGKTGQTLSGTVLLMANRRQSYDIHITAVVDQSGFKSGNSLDLKNPFFRYA from the exons ATGGACATGAATACAGAACGGGACTGTTTTCCGATCAACCTTCTCTTCCTCAACGAAGATCCAGCTGTGGGTGAAATCCGTCTCTCTAAACAAAACCAGAAATATGACCTCACTTTACAGGTGAGCGGAGAGGTTGGGGAAATCGAATTGACCGTTAAAGACA GTGACGGGGTGTGCGTGTCAAAGTTTTCTGTCAGTAGGGAGACGGAATGCTGCAAGGTTGGCACCCAGTCATTTCTCGTCACCCCGGGCTACTTCAGTATTCTACTGCACTTCAGCACACAGATTG ATTTCCAAGCATTCCAGAAACTGCTGAAAAGGGGAATCGGCCATGAGACAATTTCTGCTTTTGACCGGCGGACCGATGATTCCTCTGCCCTTCAATATTTCCAG CAGCAGAACATGCTACAGGATTACCTGAGGACTGGCACATACCAAAAGGCCATTCTGGTGAATGAGGTGGACTTCAAGGGCAAG ACAGTTTTAGATGTAGGTTGTGGATCGGGGATCCTGTCCTTCTTCGCGGTTCAGGCAGGAGCAAAGAAGGTGTATGCTGTAGAGGCCAGTTCTGCGGCCAAATATGCTCAG ATACTTGTTAAAAGCAACAACCTCTCAGACAAAATCACAGTCGTGGCTGGTAAGATTGAGGAAGTGTCTTTCCCAGAGGATGTGGACGTCATAATTTCTGAGCCCATCGGATACATGCTGCTGAACGAGCGAATGCTCGAGAGCTACCTCCATTCACGGAAGTGGCTGAAGCCCAACG GAAAGATGTTTCCCACCTTCAGTGATATCCACTTGGCTCCATTCACAGATGAGCTGTTGTACATGGAACACTATGCCCGCTCCAGCTTCTG GCATCAGACATCTTTCTATGGGATCAACCTGAGTGGCCTCCACAGCGCTTCTTCAGATGAGTTCTTCAAACAGCCCATCGTG gACACTTTTGATATGCAGATTCTCATGGCAAAATCTGTCAAATACAGCATCAATTTCCTTGAGGCTAAAGAGGAGGATCTACACAG gatcgAGATTCCCTTTGTCTTCCAGCTTCTCCAGTCCGGGTTGATCCATGGATTGGCAATCTGGTTCGATGTGGCATTTGTGGGTTCCAG GGTGACGATATGGCTGTCGACCTCACCGAGCGAACCCCTGACCCACTGGTATCAGGTCCGCTGCCTGCTTCAGACCCCCCTCTTCGGCAAAACAGGTCAAACGCTGTCCGGGACGGTCCTGCTCATGGCCAATAGGAG GCAGAGCTACGACATTCACATCACGGCTGTAGTGGACCAGTCTGGATTCAAGTCTGGCAACAGTTTGGACCTAAAAAATCCTTTCTTCAG ATATGCCTAG
- the LOC118213163 gene encoding heat shock protein beta-11-like: MLRQKHSEQTLRTRQLTAKRNNADFSVKMMCSRVFQPSFGHLMDFHWPLRSLWPQIQPLFFQEEMLLRHMQEMRNSLNQQDRLQHRVFEGINQVPTSQTIQPVLYKLEKDGDHFALTLDTKDFSPEDLTVKQVGRKLQVCGKMEKKQDDGNGSYSYKRQEFSQEFDLPEGVNPNAVTCSLSDGQLRIQAPTEALAEGAERVVPIDCSPGEKTLQFQSSQAESSTEEAQNHQQGA; encoded by the coding sequence ATGCTGCGACAGAAACACTCAGAGCAAACTCTGCGCACACGGCAACTTACAGCAAAAAGGAACAACGCCGACTTCTCAGTGAAGATGATGTGCTCCCGCGTATTCCAGCCTTCTTTTGGCCACCTGATGGATTTCCACTGGCCCCTACGCAGTCTCTGGCCACAGATACAACCTCTCTTCTTCCAGGAGGAGATGCTGCTGAGACACATGCAGGAGATGAGGAACAGTCTGAATCAGcaggataggcttcagcacagGGTCTTTGAGGGGATTAACCAGGTCCCAACCTCTCAGACAATCCAGCCAGTTTTATACAAACTGGAGAAGGATGGAGATCACTTTGCCCTGACACTGGACACTAAAGATTTCTCACCAGAGGACCTGACTGTCAAGCAGGTGGGAAGGAAGCTACAGGTGTGTGGGAAGATGGAGAAGAAGCAGGATGATGGAAACGGCTCCTACTCTTATAAAAGGCAGGAGTTCAGTCAAGAGTTTGATCTGCCTGAAGGTGTGAACCCCAACGCGGTGACGTGCTCCCTGTCGGACGGGCAGCTCCGGATACAGGCGCCAACGGAGGCGCTGGCTGAGGGGGCCGAGAGAGTGGTGCCCATCGACTGCAGCCCCGGTGAGAAGACCCTGCAGTTCCAGAGCTCAcaggcagagagcagcacagaagaGGCACAGAATCACCAGCAAGGAGCATAA
- the carm1l gene encoding histone-arginine methyltransferase CARM1 isoform X1, with the protein MDMNTERDCFPINLLFLNEDPAVGEIRLSKQNQKYDLTLQVSGEVGEIELTVKDSDGVCVSKFSVSRETECCKVGTQSFLVTPGYFSILLHFSTQIDFQAFQKLLKRGIGHETISAFDRRTDDSSALQYFQFYGCLSQQQNMLQDYLRTGTYQKAILVNEVDFKGKTVLDVGCGSGILSFFAVQAGAKKVYAVEASSAAKYAQILVKSNNLSDKITVVAGKIEEVSFPEDVDVIISEPIGYMLLNERMLESYLHSRKWLKPNGKMFPTFSDIHLAPFTDELLYMEHYARSSFWHQTSFYGINLSGLHSASSDEFFKQPIVDTFDMQILMAKSVKYSINFLEAKEEDLHRIEIPFVFQLLQSGLIHGLAIWFDVAFVGSRVTIWLSTSPSEPLTHWYQVRCLLQTPLFGKTGQTLSGTVLLMANRRQSYDIHITAVVDQSGFKSGNSLDLKNPFFRYA; encoded by the exons ATGGACATGAATACAGAACGGGACTGTTTTCCGATCAACCTTCTCTTCCTCAACGAAGATCCAGCTGTGGGTGAAATCCGTCTCTCTAAACAAAACCAGAAATATGACCTCACTTTACAGGTGAGCGGAGAGGTTGGGGAAATCGAATTGACCGTTAAAGACA GTGACGGGGTGTGCGTGTCAAAGTTTTCTGTCAGTAGGGAGACGGAATGCTGCAAGGTTGGCACCCAGTCATTTCTCGTCACCCCGGGCTACTTCAGTATTCTACTGCACTTCAGCACACAGATTG ATTTCCAAGCATTCCAGAAACTGCTGAAAAGGGGAATCGGCCATGAGACAATTTCTGCTTTTGACCGGCGGACCGATGATTCCTCTGCCCTTCAATATTTCCAG TTTTATGGCTGTTTGTCACAGCAGCAGAACATGCTACAGGATTACCTGAGGACTGGCACATACCAAAAGGCCATTCTGGTGAATGAGGTGGACTTCAAGGGCAAG ACAGTTTTAGATGTAGGTTGTGGATCGGGGATCCTGTCCTTCTTCGCGGTTCAGGCAGGAGCAAAGAAGGTGTATGCTGTAGAGGCCAGTTCTGCGGCCAAATATGCTCAG ATACTTGTTAAAAGCAACAACCTCTCAGACAAAATCACAGTCGTGGCTGGTAAGATTGAGGAAGTGTCTTTCCCAGAGGATGTGGACGTCATAATTTCTGAGCCCATCGGATACATGCTGCTGAACGAGCGAATGCTCGAGAGCTACCTCCATTCACGGAAGTGGCTGAAGCCCAACG GAAAGATGTTTCCCACCTTCAGTGATATCCACTTGGCTCCATTCACAGATGAGCTGTTGTACATGGAACACTATGCCCGCTCCAGCTTCTG GCATCAGACATCTTTCTATGGGATCAACCTGAGTGGCCTCCACAGCGCTTCTTCAGATGAGTTCTTCAAACAGCCCATCGTG gACACTTTTGATATGCAGATTCTCATGGCAAAATCTGTCAAATACAGCATCAATTTCCTTGAGGCTAAAGAGGAGGATCTACACAG gatcgAGATTCCCTTTGTCTTCCAGCTTCTCCAGTCCGGGTTGATCCATGGATTGGCAATCTGGTTCGATGTGGCATTTGTGGGTTCCAG GGTGACGATATGGCTGTCGACCTCACCGAGCGAACCCCTGACCCACTGGTATCAGGTCCGCTGCCTGCTTCAGACCCCCCTCTTCGGCAAAACAGGTCAAACGCTGTCCGGGACGGTCCTGCTCATGGCCAATAGGAG GCAGAGCTACGACATTCACATCACGGCTGTAGTGGACCAGTCTGGATTCAAGTCTGGCAACAGTTTGGACCTAAAAAATCCTTTCTTCAG ATATGCCTAG
- the carm1l gene encoding histone-arginine methyltransferase CARM1 isoform X2, which produces MDMNTERDCFPINLLFLNEDPAVGEIRLSKQNQKYDLTLQVSGEVGEIELTVKDSDGVCVSKFSVSRETECCKVGTQSFLVTPGYFSILLHFSTQIDFQAFQKLLKRGIGHETISAFDRRTDDSSALQYFQFYGCLSQQQNMLQDYLRTGTYQKAILVNEVDFKGKTVLDVGCGSGILSFFAVQAGAKKVYAVEASSAAKYAQILVKSNNLSDKITVVAGKIEEVSFPEDVDVIISEPIGYMLLNERMLESYLHSRKWLKPNGKMFPTFSDIHLAPFTDELLYMEHYARSSFWHQTSFYGINLSGLHSASSDEFFKQPIVDTFDMQILMAKSVKYSINFLEAKEEDLHRIEIPFVFQLLQSGLIHGLAIWFDVAFVGSRVTIWLSTSPSEPLTHWYQVRCLLQTPLFGKTGQTLSGTVLLMANRRQSYDIHITAVVDQSGFKSGNSLDLKNPFFR; this is translated from the exons ATGGACATGAATACAGAACGGGACTGTTTTCCGATCAACCTTCTCTTCCTCAACGAAGATCCAGCTGTGGGTGAAATCCGTCTCTCTAAACAAAACCAGAAATATGACCTCACTTTACAGGTGAGCGGAGAGGTTGGGGAAATCGAATTGACCGTTAAAGACA GTGACGGGGTGTGCGTGTCAAAGTTTTCTGTCAGTAGGGAGACGGAATGCTGCAAGGTTGGCACCCAGTCATTTCTCGTCACCCCGGGCTACTTCAGTATTCTACTGCACTTCAGCACACAGATTG ATTTCCAAGCATTCCAGAAACTGCTGAAAAGGGGAATCGGCCATGAGACAATTTCTGCTTTTGACCGGCGGACCGATGATTCCTCTGCCCTTCAATATTTCCAG TTTTATGGCTGTTTGTCACAGCAGCAGAACATGCTACAGGATTACCTGAGGACTGGCACATACCAAAAGGCCATTCTGGTGAATGAGGTGGACTTCAAGGGCAAG ACAGTTTTAGATGTAGGTTGTGGATCGGGGATCCTGTCCTTCTTCGCGGTTCAGGCAGGAGCAAAGAAGGTGTATGCTGTAGAGGCCAGTTCTGCGGCCAAATATGCTCAG ATACTTGTTAAAAGCAACAACCTCTCAGACAAAATCACAGTCGTGGCTGGTAAGATTGAGGAAGTGTCTTTCCCAGAGGATGTGGACGTCATAATTTCTGAGCCCATCGGATACATGCTGCTGAACGAGCGAATGCTCGAGAGCTACCTCCATTCACGGAAGTGGCTGAAGCCCAACG GAAAGATGTTTCCCACCTTCAGTGATATCCACTTGGCTCCATTCACAGATGAGCTGTTGTACATGGAACACTATGCCCGCTCCAGCTTCTG GCATCAGACATCTTTCTATGGGATCAACCTGAGTGGCCTCCACAGCGCTTCTTCAGATGAGTTCTTCAAACAGCCCATCGTG gACACTTTTGATATGCAGATTCTCATGGCAAAATCTGTCAAATACAGCATCAATTTCCTTGAGGCTAAAGAGGAGGATCTACACAG gatcgAGATTCCCTTTGTCTTCCAGCTTCTCCAGTCCGGGTTGATCCATGGATTGGCAATCTGGTTCGATGTGGCATTTGTGGGTTCCAG GGTGACGATATGGCTGTCGACCTCACCGAGCGAACCCCTGACCCACTGGTATCAGGTCCGCTGCCTGCTTCAGACCCCCCTCTTCGGCAAAACAGGTCAAACGCTGTCCGGGACGGTCCTGCTCATGGCCAATAGGAG GCAGAGCTACGACATTCACATCACGGCTGTAGTGGACCAGTCTGGATTCAAGTCTGGCAACAGTTTGGACCTAAAAAATCCTTTCTTCAGGTAA
- the carm1l gene encoding histone-arginine methyltransferase CARM1 isoform X4, which yields MDMNTERDCFPINLLFLNEDPAVGEIRLSKQNQKYDLTLQVSGEVGEIELTVKDSDGVCVSKFSVSRETECCKVGTQSFLVTPGYFSILLHFSTQIDFQAFQKLLKRGIGHETISAFDRRTDDSSALQYFQQNMLQDYLRTGTYQKAILVNEVDFKGKTVLDVGCGSGILSFFAVQAGAKKVYAVEASSAAKYAQILVKSNNLSDKITVVAGKIEEVSFPEDVDVIISEPIGYMLLNERMLESYLHSRKWLKPNGKMFPTFSDIHLAPFTDELLYMEHYARSSFWHQTSFYGINLSGLHSASSDEFFKQPIVDTFDMQILMAKSVKYSINFLEAKEEDLHRIEIPFVFQLLQSGLIHGLAIWFDVAFVGSRVTIWLSTSPSEPLTHWYQVRCLLQTPLFGKTGQTLSGTVLLMANRRQSYDIHITAVVDQSGFKSGNSLDLKNPFFRYA from the exons ATGGACATGAATACAGAACGGGACTGTTTTCCGATCAACCTTCTCTTCCTCAACGAAGATCCAGCTGTGGGTGAAATCCGTCTCTCTAAACAAAACCAGAAATATGACCTCACTTTACAGGTGAGCGGAGAGGTTGGGGAAATCGAATTGACCGTTAAAGACA GTGACGGGGTGTGCGTGTCAAAGTTTTCTGTCAGTAGGGAGACGGAATGCTGCAAGGTTGGCACCCAGTCATTTCTCGTCACCCCGGGCTACTTCAGTATTCTACTGCACTTCAGCACACAGATTG ATTTCCAAGCATTCCAGAAACTGCTGAAAAGGGGAATCGGCCATGAGACAATTTCTGCTTTTGACCGGCGGACCGATGATTCCTCTGCCCTTCAATATTTCCAG CAGAACATGCTACAGGATTACCTGAGGACTGGCACATACCAAAAGGCCATTCTGGTGAATGAGGTGGACTTCAAGGGCAAG ACAGTTTTAGATGTAGGTTGTGGATCGGGGATCCTGTCCTTCTTCGCGGTTCAGGCAGGAGCAAAGAAGGTGTATGCTGTAGAGGCCAGTTCTGCGGCCAAATATGCTCAG ATACTTGTTAAAAGCAACAACCTCTCAGACAAAATCACAGTCGTGGCTGGTAAGATTGAGGAAGTGTCTTTCCCAGAGGATGTGGACGTCATAATTTCTGAGCCCATCGGATACATGCTGCTGAACGAGCGAATGCTCGAGAGCTACCTCCATTCACGGAAGTGGCTGAAGCCCAACG GAAAGATGTTTCCCACCTTCAGTGATATCCACTTGGCTCCATTCACAGATGAGCTGTTGTACATGGAACACTATGCCCGCTCCAGCTTCTG GCATCAGACATCTTTCTATGGGATCAACCTGAGTGGCCTCCACAGCGCTTCTTCAGATGAGTTCTTCAAACAGCCCATCGTG gACACTTTTGATATGCAGATTCTCATGGCAAAATCTGTCAAATACAGCATCAATTTCCTTGAGGCTAAAGAGGAGGATCTACACAG gatcgAGATTCCCTTTGTCTTCCAGCTTCTCCAGTCCGGGTTGATCCATGGATTGGCAATCTGGTTCGATGTGGCATTTGTGGGTTCCAG GGTGACGATATGGCTGTCGACCTCACCGAGCGAACCCCTGACCCACTGGTATCAGGTCCGCTGCCTGCTTCAGACCCCCCTCTTCGGCAAAACAGGTCAAACGCTGTCCGGGACGGTCCTGCTCATGGCCAATAGGAG GCAGAGCTACGACATTCACATCACGGCTGTAGTGGACCAGTCTGGATTCAAGTCTGGCAACAGTTTGGACCTAAAAAATCCTTTCTTCAG ATATGCCTAG
- the LOC118213165 gene encoding heat shock protein beta-11-like produces MMCSRVFQPSFGLLMDFHWPVRSLWPLTQPLFFQEEMLLRHMQEMRNSLDQLDMLQHRIFEGINQVPTSQTIQPVSYKLEKDGDHFALTLDTKDFSPEDLTVKQVGRKLQVCGKTEKKQDDGKGSYSYKRQEFRQEFDLPEGVNPNAVTCSLSDGQLRIQAPTEALAEGAERVVPIDCSPGEKTLQFQSSQAESSTEEAQNHQQGA; encoded by the coding sequence ATGATGTGCTCCCGCGTATTCCAGCCTTCTTTTGGCCTCCTGATGGATTTCCACTGGCCCGTACGCAGTCTCTGGCCACTGACACAACCTCTCTTCTTCCAGGAGGAGATGCTGCTGAGACACATGCAGGAGATGAGGAACAGTCTGGACCAGCTGGACATGCTTCAGCACAGGATCTTTGAGGGGATTAACCAGGTCCCAACCTCTCAGACAATCCAGCCAGTTTCATACAAGCTGGAGAAGGACGGGGATCACTTTGCCCTGACACTGGACACTAAGGACTTCTCACCAGAGGACCTGACTGTCAAGCAGGTGGGAAGGAAGCTACAGGTGTGTGGGAAGACGGAGAAGAAGCAGGACGATGGAAAGGGCTCCTACTCTTATAAAAGGCAAGAGTTCAGACAGGAGTTTGACCTGCCTGAAGGTGTGAACCCCAATGCGGTGACGTGCTCCCTGTCGGACGGGCAGCTCCGGATACAGGCGCCAACGGAGGCGCTGGCTGAGGGGGCCGAGAGAGTGGTGCCCATCGACTGCAGCCCCGGTGAGAAGACCCTGCAGTTCCAGAGCTCAcaggcagagagcagcacagaagaGGCACAGAATCACCAGCAAGGAGCATAA